From the genome of Pleuronectes platessa chromosome 19, fPlePla1.1, whole genome shotgun sequence:
GAGACGACCCTGAGTCATTCATCACCGTGCCCACATAGTTTCAAACACTGGGCTTCTATTGTTACTTCCTCGTGTGTAAAAGAGTGAACGTGGGGACGCTGCGGTGCAAAGACTTTCCACAAGGTAAAAACTTGTGACAACACTAGTGCTACTGATTTAACCAGACATTTTACCTCTgctgaggaggttatgtttgtttggttgttggCTGGATTTTGTAAAAACTATTCAACAGATatccatgatttttttttggagAGGTCGCTAAATTTAAGTGTGGATctaggattttattttgaaaatatatgTTGATTTCTCTGATAATAAAGTCCTCGAATTatggctacatccacactactatgTTGTAGAGTCGTCCAAACTGGAAGAGGTGAgatgtattcagctgcaacatgtaacttcaccactagattctACACTCTGAACCTCTAAAGTTTTAGTTTCAAAACACACCACCACTATGTTTCTGCTGTCCACACTATTTCAGAGTTTCCAAGCTGCTAACACAGATAAGTAATGAGACACGCTGCTAAGCCCATTTAAGTTTTAAAACTTCGGACTAAAACGACAATGTTTTCAGGCAGCCTCATTCACTTCCTGATTGATTCTTATCGTCATGACTTGACTTCCAGGGCTGGATTATAGATATTGCAAACTCTGTCAGTGACTGTCTCTATGAAGTGAACAGCCCTAACCCTACAGGACAAATACTCTATACTAaagacatacagtatatatgacTCTGTACCTAAATCTAATATTAAGGTTTAGCTATGATAACCATTACAATCTCAGCAGTCGCATTTCTTCCAGATGAGGGGAACCAAACCTTCTTAACATTAAAAAGGTAAGAGGTTAACGGCTTTCATAACACAGATAACCCACTGGTGACTGATTACACTCCCACTCGCCCGTCTTATCTTGAGTTACACTTAATAAATTCTTTGCTgaacacagagcagctctgTGGATAAGTCAGGACTTGTCCGGGAAAGAACAACAGCCATGGAGGGCCACACTAAATTGTAGTGAAACCTTTACAGTGAAACTAGGGGAACCAGGATGGGTTAGTATTATATTTACTGCCTACAAAAGCAGCAATTCACAAATCTCCAGCTAAAATACTAATAACACAGTTCAAAggtacaaagtgtgtgtgtgtcagtgtgtgtgagtgcatacacacacttgtGGCCAGCTTTACTTAGAGCTGAGGGAGGACTACTCTTGTTTACATAAAGCTGTCGGTTTGTATTACCAAAGATTATGATTGGGTtacagtgaatgtttgtgcgtTTGCTGTTCGAAAAGATAAGCTGAGATCCACTGCTGTAATCGAAGATACAAAAGAACAACACACCGACACGTCTTCGTTTACACTGTTGACAACCTagatatgttgtttttaaacaggATGAATGAGGCTGTTaagagtgagggagtgaggtCAAGTGGACTCTCACCTGAGGCGACTAATTTCCTGTTTCAACTGCTGCTCCAAACCTCCAGGCTTGTTCAGTGagacaagctgctttcagagatGCATTCAAGTCTGAAATGTCTTCTGAAGGGGCTggatgtgagaacgcaaatgtccgagtcgcTGTTCCATCACGGACAAGTTCAGAAACAAACAGACTAAATTTTCTGgacagtctgaaagcagctctacgATCATAGAGCTTCACATGTTGGAGCCTGGAGTAAACTGTCAATACAGAGATACAGAGGACATTCCCTAAGGGTGTCCGACGTTTTGACCCCACTGTATGTCCCACATGAGATGAAATGACCCTACAAGCTGACAGACAGGGTCAACGCAGCAACATCTCCTGTATCAAGTAACCATACATCATGCAAAGAGGCAGGAGGCCGACGGAGAAACAAGAGGAGGCTGAACAGAACAGACAGGTTGGCTACGCCCTCTATAACCTCGAATATATACCTCATCACCTTTAACACAGAGGGTAAGCCCTGCATAGAAGTaggtgtgtttttaatgaagcCATAGCTGGAGGCAATATGTTTTGAGGTTTGTCTGCCCGGCTCTCCAGAACGAGATACCTCGGGTGCTTAGCTAGGGAACAGTTCATGTTTGACCCAAAGAGTCAAACAGGAACTGACTAGAGGTCAAAAGTCAGAAGGGCATGATCGCCATGATTTCACAAAATAAGGTTTTGCCTATTTCAGTACACATTTACAGATTCGTTAAAAATCTGATCACGCACACATTGATTAAGATACAGTTACACAACTCTCTACATTAACACACTCAAGTATTATTTCAACAATATTGGCTCCATAATTCtggctgttgctgctgcaaaCTCTGCACGATCATCAAATATGAACGTTATGTCTGGATACAGGTAAGTGGCTGAACGTTCAACATTACTTGTAAGTAATGTGTGTAAGTGGCTTcattcatgtcttcatggctcGGCCCAAAGCTAATCAATACAGCTGCTGTCTAATGCTCTCCATCATCAATAATACAGTGAGGCGGAGGATTCAGAAAACCTGGATTTGATTGTTAatatctgtctgtgtttattttacctTCCTACCTGGTAACTGTGAACACACCCAACTACCACAGCAAAGCAACGATTATTCGgagccacaacacaaacacacactcactacaaAGACCTAAAAACAAAACCTGACTGTGCACTAAATATCCAATTATCAGTTTCCTGAACAGGAACATCCGCTGTCAGGACGAGGAGTGGGAACCGTAACTGAACCAGGGAGAAAGGTTGATGATTAACTTTGTGCCTATCAGCTAATTTAAGCTCCACCGTGGCCCCACAGGTGTCAAATGTTTCCTGCTATGCTCGACTCTACAATCAGGATGGAAACAGTCACACGTGAACCTCATCAACTGCCTTCATCAGGCGTCCTCAATCaaataaaagcagaaaaatTGATTACACGAGGAACCATTCACGGAAATAAAAGCCAGGCCAGCTCCTCACAAGTCACAAAAACAGGAAATCCTGCCACTTGAACAAAGTCGACCTGCGCACACTTCGCCCCCCGCTGCAGCGTGATTCAAGCCGTCTGATTGATGCAGTCATCGGCAGCCATGGTTAAGAGGGGTGTGTCACAGGGCACATAATGCAGCCTCAGCGTTTACAGCACATTAACGGATGCTTTTAAAGCCCAAGATGGAGCACAGGGCTCTTCCATTGCAGTAGAGAAGGAGCCAGTGgaggaaaaactgaaaactgataaaaaaacaaccaccTCATCTGCAACTCCTGTTTTAACCTTTAGTTTCATTCAGGGGATGAAACGTACGTGAGAATATTCTGTGATACAGAAACTGCCACTCCAGATGATGAATGGGAGAACGCTCCGATgccccacacacactgtggtctGCACTCAACTGCATGCCAGTAAATTCACATTCATCATGGCTGAATAAGCTAAACTCTCTTGTTGAGAGGAAGCCCTTTGTGGAAGTTTGACAGACTGTCGGTGCAGTCAACGGGTAACACTCaaggttgttgtgttttaaaaaactactcaacctaTTTCCATGACAATTTGTGGTGGAGCAGGTGGTGACAGAAGAAAGAACCAAGTGTAGCCAACCATTGGATTGCAAACTGCCATTTTGAACTCCAGTGATTGGCATTTTCACCAGCGCCATTTTGGTTCTTTGAAACCATAACATATttagaggaggagctgaggaggacactacacgcccacctacacctgcacccattggacggtccTAGCTGTCAATATCCATGTATCCATGTGAGAGTTAGAGCCATTTCCTTATAAACCTCTATAGAAACAGACTTCTTTGACAACCAGTGGAGTCGTCCTCTGGTTGTcagagagaatacaggtttccAGCACTTCTGCATTGGCTTCACATTCTGGATCAagagtctacgtccatttttATGAACAGTAGAACATAAGAGGAAGATTTAGATTTCGGAGCAGATCTGGAAAAACAGGCAGATCCAGGaggtatttttcactttctttatcgAGGTTGAGGTATTTTCTCTCCGATCGCCATTCTCCTACTATAATGTTTTTGAAAACAGTAAATTGGGTTTACTGTAAAAGGTAAAACGATCCCTGAGGCAGTGTAGGGTGAAGGGCAAGGCGTCTAGCCGAAACAGAATCTGAGAACTGAGAACACAGCGGTCTTCCACACTTTGTGGCAGGTGTGAAGTCTGATTCTTGTCTCACTTTTCGATGAAACGAAAGTGAATGGACAGATTCTCTCCCCATCTATCACCTCATCGTCAGTCCACAACTGTCAGCATCACTGCTTTGATTCTTCTGACTtggagaagcccccccccccccccccccccccccgctgtctgGATGCTCTTCAAGCCCCCACGCACCACAGCATCCAGGAATAATGGAATAATGCCCGGTATCAAGTACAGACGGGCGACAGTCATGTGACCTTACAGTGTAAAAGAGCTCAGCAGGAGCTCTGACCGCTGCAGCAACGCCATCTGCTCCAGGTCAGCCAGTGCATTATGACAAATTAATCACTCTGTGACACGACCACGTGGAACTGGGAATCCAAAACATTTCAATTTGGCTATGACtttattcttcttctgctgtttcaCTCATATAAAATGCATCGAGATGAGAAGCCGTCCcattgttgtgtctgtgttgtgcattcccttcctcttcttttgaATTTTGAGCACTTCCCTGTGACGCACTGATGATGAGACATGAACTCTTTAAATCATCTTCTCCTTCCAACAGAAATCTCCCAAACAACAGGGCACTTTACAGCGGCGCTCTTTATTTACAGACCCAGTCAATTAACATACCTCCGAGCCAGACTCTCCTGGAAAAAGTGCTTTGGCTCAGGTTGACAGCAGACCCCCATTATCAGAGAAGAATCCCCACAAGGATCACTTTACACACAATGGATTCTTTGTGAGCATCCGTGGTAACCTCGGAGAGCCGCTCTCCACGACCTGCTTCTCCCAGTGTTACCAGCTAGTCCCAGGAGCTCCTCTGAGAGGTTAGAGCAGGGCTGGACCACACAGCCCCAAAAAAATACATATCAAGATACATGTCGTGAGCCGATATCGATAATTATCGCGATAAATAATAAACGttataattcattttaaaatctgaGGTCGATCAATTACTGTATGTGGTCTTCCTCCTTACTGTGCTCACACTATGCATTTAAGCAATATTCACCTTTTCATTACATTTTACTATTGttgttcttttattgttttaatgttgattCATCTGTTTTGTCTGGTTTCTTATGATTTGGTAACTTTGCGATTGTATTTTATTTCGcgaagcactttgtaacagtGTTATTATgacacatataatatatatacataaactaTGTTGTCATCATTATTGATATGATTTTAATGCCCAGCCCTGAGTTACAGTAAAAGCTGGAGATtcccttccacacacacaacatacacaagAAGGTcgttatttaaaaaagggaaacaaaGTCTGTCTACAAAACTCCTGTTGTTCTGCTTTTTCAGACCAAACAACAAACGAACATGTTCTCGGCTTCGTAgaacaaaacaatacatggaAGCAACATGTAGTCGGAGGCAGGACGTGCTGCAGGATGTGGGTTTCTCCCCTCAGCGGCTGAAATGGCTCAAGAGCCGGGGAGCGCACAGCAGCGGGAACCGAAGCCCCGGAGCCCCGCACCGGAGAACATGTTTCCGGGAGGACCGGAGGagaaccaccaccaccaccactcggTCCTCACTCCGCCCGCGTGCGTGCTCACACCCCGGAGGCGGAAAGTTTGTCCTACCGGAGCCGCTCTGGATCTGCGCGCAACGCGGGCGAGAACCGCTCGACTCGCAGCCGGAACCGAACACCACACAACCAGCCGCCCCCCTCACCTTTGTACTGCAGCGGGTTGCTGGTCCGGATCTTCACGGTGCCGCCGATGGACTCCCCGGGGCCGTACACCACCTTGTTGCCGCTGAACGTGATGTCAAATTCCTGGAGCTTCCCCATGACGCCGCCGCTCCGCCGCTGCGCCGCTGCGTCTCCGGCACAGAGGAGGCGACGCCGCGCACTCACCTGCTGCCGCGCGCTCCCGTGCAAACCACTGACGTCACTGTGGCTGTTGACTGGCAGGAGGGAGGGATCAAATctgcttgttttatttttttaatcatttagtTCTTTGTGGCATATATTGACTGATATTAAGGTTaatttaatgataataatagttgTGGATGGATATTTCCACAAACTTCCTCCAGAAATCTGTAACATTACTATTGTTTCTTAATATTGTAGCTATTACAAGTGGTATTTATCTATTGATTTTTCTATTTCAGATCTCAGTTCAGTTGTACAGTGGTTCCTCGATGTTACGATGCACTTTCCTGGATCTGTTGTACATGTAATGCATCTCTAATACTAGGATCTATGTAGTATTAAAGATGCATTTTGGTTCTAGAAGTTTCTCCCCAGAGACAGAGCAGGAAGTTAAAGTCTTCACCATTTCCTGTCCAGCCTGGTGGAGATCTGCAATATGGAGCCAAAGTTTTCATTCACAACACAATCTGAAGGGGACTAATTCGAGTTAGTGTATTCCGGGGCTGAGATCAAAGTCACACCACAACAATAGAGTTTGAGCATCAAAATGTCTCACAGTACGTCACAACCACGTCCCATCTCTCTGGTGACTTCCTGTGGCCAAAAGCACTTCCTGTCAATTTCTGTTCTCGAACGTGCAATTTGTCAATGGCTGAAGCAGATGTGGAAGTTTTGGCTGTTGTGCATTAAAACCTCACAGAGAAATATATTAATCATATTTCCTTAACTCGTAGTTTTCACTGTGGCGCTTTAAAATGTTGCATTTACCAGAAAAGACAGATATttatctcttcctctctttttctcatcctctcatccgGCTGCTAATAAAGCTCTGAGACATATGTTTGCCATGACGACAGACAAACACCGCGGTggtgtctccatggagatcTGGAATGCTGTGGCATCTGATCCGGTCTTTattatcgtttttttttttcttttctgttttgtctGGTCATGTTGAAAAGCCTCCTGTCGAACAGTTTGGGTGATGAGTCACTTTGACACTGCCAGGCTGAGAGCGAGGGATGATCATATGTCAGGAAGTAAGAGGATAAGGACGCGGAGGCCATATGTCCAGAAGATGAGAGAGTAATGACGTCACAGACtcattcatgtgttttctgctcCATCTTTTGTTGTTGCTCTGACCTCCTGTCAGGTCTGAGAGGGAGAACTGAACGTGTTTGACTGATGTAGTGAGATGAGAACTGAATGTGTGGCTCCACCTGATGGACAACGGACAGATGTCAGTCACTTCTGTAACTAGAGTGTCCCAACACTCTCAATTGAACCCAACTAGGAGTTAAGTTATGTTTATGTTATCTGGgcatgtttgtctgttagtttgcaGAATTAGAAAATAACTGCAGGATGGAATaccacaaaacctggtggaCGGAGGGGACATGATTCAAGGAAGAGCACAATAAGCTTGATTCAGTTTCATGTCAAGGAATAGACATTGTGAGATCTTGGTGAAAAAATctagtgtgtgcaatttgtgtCTCCATTACACATCTTGCACAAGGACACatggaatgggggggggggggggggtgaggatcAAACCACTGAACTTCTGGTCATAAAGGATggtcaaagaaaaaagaaggtgAAAAAATATGTCTACATCCACCTACATCTGCACCATGGCCAGATCCATCCTCTCCACTAAGTTAGTTGAACATTTGTTAAGAAGTATTtgtgcaaaaatgtaaaaaataaaataaaccaacaaacaaaacttCAAGCAAATATGAACAACTATATGTAATATAACTATGATAACTTTCTCAACATTAATATATTCTCTATATATTCTGTAACTTATATCCGGGGGTCACTTTATAATGTGACGATAAAGAAcgaaaaatataaatgataagATTGAAAAAACTTAGAAGACAATAATGACAGTATTAAGCtgatattgatttattgattaatttatattttgacGTTTATTGACATATTACGATTGCAAAGAAAGCCAGAAAGAGCAGAGACAGGTACACATTAACCACAACACATCCATCGATAAAGCTGCAGTGCAGAACATTAATTTCCTCGATTCTAAGTTCAGTTAAAGTACTGGAGATGTTCACATTCACGTCTATACTTCAATAAATACACTAAGTGTGCATGTCTTCATTTACGTTTTTCACGAGCTTTTTCAAGACTCCATCTCAGGTGAACTCACATTTATCTCCACCTCACTCCCACTGGCCTGCTCGTCTGAATCCAGCAGGCAGGTGCACGTGATGGCCTTGGTCACGACGTACGGGTCGCAGTTGGATGCAGGGCGGCGGTCCTCGAAGTAGCCTTTCTTCTCTTGGCCCACCTGGCGAGGGATGCGGATGCTGGCACCGCGGTTGGCCACCCCGGCGGAGAAGTGTTCGATGTTGGAGGTTTCGTAGAGACCCGTGAGACGTCTCATGTTGTCCTTGCCTCCACGAGGGTCGTACACGGCGATGTGCTCCTTGTGCCTCTTTTCTAGTTTGGCGATGGCCTTCTCGATGTACCTGTcagcacagaaacagaaagGATGAATGTGTGGACAAATGGTTTGTATGTTCgctggattatgcaaaaactactcaacgtATCTTCATGAGACTTTGTGGCGCGGAGGGACTGGAGCCCATGAAGAACCGATTCAATTTTGGTGCCAAGACGGATCAAGGGCCGGATTCAGCATTGAggtgactgatatttataatattcatttcaaataataatctggatccagtgaacttgaatgtggtttcatacaCTGTGGGGCCTtggtgctctactgagtgccaatgtagttttcaaatatataaaccTGCTGTGATATGGTGACTGCGTCCTGCCACATTTGTCCTCTGAATGAAAACCTGACAATCTCAGCACTAGGGGGCAGCAGAGACAGGTTATGGAAAACAATGTTGAACCTTTAACACGTCCCATCTCTCCTATTTACACATCCAGCCGGAGCCAAGTAGCATACGATCTCATTTGGAGTCATTTCATTCTTGCTCTGTAATGAATGTGAACTCCTGAGGGGTAATGTCTCGAGCAGGAAGTGCACAGTGAAAGAACATCTGATACAGAATTTTAaaaaagatttgtgtttttgaaatATAGTGACATTTTCAGATTAAATTTAAACATGTTATTTTGATAAGTTGGTGTGTGTTGCCCTGTTTCTGTGGCTGCAAATACAGATACAGTCAAAATAAGGACACAAGTAAAGAAGTAGAGAACGATCACAACGTTAATACAAATAATCTTGAATAACTTAAAATGACTGCACGCATGATTGAGTTAATGTCAGAGCaagattttaggttttactCACTCGAGTCCCCCTTCTTCCCTCATCTCCTTGGTGCTGACGTTCGTGTGGCAGCCGGCCCCGTTCCAGGGTCCCTTCATCGGTTTGGGGTCCAGCGTGGCCACAACCCCAAAGTCTTCACACACGCGGTGCAGCAGGTAGCGTGAGACCCATAGGTGGTCGCCCATCGCAATGCCCTCACAGGGGCCCACCTGGTACTCCCACTGAAGTCAGAAGATGGAACATGGTCAATAAGGGAATATTGGAGGGGGAGTGTTAAGCATTGGGGGATAATCACGCTAATATGACCGTTCTCCTGTGTATTAGAACAACGCTGGCACTTACCTGAGATGGCATCACTTCAGCATTGGTGCCGTAGATGTTGACCCCTGCGTAGAGGCAGGCCTTGTAGTGACACTCCACAATGTCTCGTCCATACGCGTTGTTTGCTCCCACGCCACAGTAGTAAGGGCCTTAACGAGGGTAACAAGGTGGAAAGTGATAAAGTAGTTAAAAATGTGTCAAAATCACATTGTTCTGGAGGCTCTGCCGCTGATTAGCTTGATCAAGGACCAGAGATTATTGCAGTTTATCATACCCATGTTCCAAAGAGGAGGTCACTCACCCTGGGGTAGTGGGTATCCCTGTGCGGGCCAACTGAAGGGATGTCCATCTACTCCCAGCAGCGTGTACTCCTGCTCCATTCCAAACCAGATGCAGTGCTCCTCCACCTTCTGCATCACTTTTTCACAGCTATTCCGATAGTTAGTTTCTAGAAAGCAAAGGCAAAAACCATGAGAGCTTGTATCTACTGAGAGAAACTGAGCAAGAACCAGTTAATCGTGCTGTTAAAAAAAGACAGTACCGGCAGGTAAGCGATT
Proteins encoded in this window:
- the LOC128424669 gene encoding glutamine synthetase, with product MASLSLSSHLNKSLRQQYLNLPQEGKCQVTYIWIDGTGEDVRAKTRTLDTEPKGLEEIPEWNFDGSSTYQSEGSNSDMYLKPVCMFRDPFTLDPNKLVLCEVFKYNRLPAETNYRNSCEKVMQKVEEHCIWFGMEQEYTLLGVDGHPFSWPAQGYPLPQGPYYCGVGANNAYGRDIVECHYKACLYAGVNIYGTNAEVMPSQWEYQVGPCEGIAMGDHLWVSRYLLHRVCEDFGVVATLDPKPMKGPWNGAGCHTNVSTKEMREEGGLEYIEKAIAKLEKRHKEHIAVYDPRGGKDNMRRLTGLYETSNIEHFSAGVANRGASIRIPRQVGQEKKGYFEDRRPASNCDPYVVTKAITCTCLLDSDEQASGSEVEINVSSPEMES